The following proteins are encoded in a genomic region of Chitinophagales bacterium:
- a CDS encoding tetratricopeptide repeat protein: MYTRINPHTLRDEIVDRTTFEKEVSESLSRCQLRKDNHLSYCSKLGELYRLDGNYQAAEDILKSVLLDLEDSSDEKLVFLTELRLAIVYQYAGDWENALNLFEKLEFEPFNPN, from the coding sequence ATGTATACTAGAATAAATCCTCACACTTTACGAGATGAGATAGTAGATCGAACGACCTTTGAAAAAGAAGTTTCAGAATCTTTGTCTAGGTGTCAATTGAGGAAGGATAATCATTTATCATACTGTTCTAAACTTGGAGAACTTTATCGCTTAGATGGCAATTATCAAGCTGCAGAGGATATCTTAAAATCAGTTTTATTGGATTTGGAAGATTCTTCAGATGAAAAGTTAGTATTTTTAACTGAACTCCGACTAGCTATCGTTTATCAGTATGCAGGTGATTGGGAAAATGCACTCAATTTATTTGAAAAATTAGAGTTTGAACCATTTAACCCAAATTAA